Proteins encoded together in one Cicer arietinum cultivar CDC Frontier isolate Library 1 chromosome 4, Cicar.CDCFrontier_v2.0, whole genome shotgun sequence window:
- the LOC101512636 gene encoding probable serine/threonine-protein kinase PBL7: MGWIPCSGGSNSNTKKKIKKKLEEVQDMRDSIKANPGKLKKNSSMNSRSSSKNGDSDHIAAQTFPFRELATATRNFRAECLLGEGGFGRVYKGHLETINQTVAIKQLDRNGLQGNREFLVEVLMLSLLHHSNLVNLIGYCADGDQRLLVYEYMPLGSLEDHLHDISPSKKRLDWNTRMKIAAGAAKGLEYLHDKANPPVIYRDLKCSNILLGEGYHPKLSDFGLAKVGPVGENTHVSTRVMGTYGYCAPEYAMTGQLTLKSDVYSFGVVLLEIITGRKAIDNSKCAAEQNLVAWARPLFKDRRKFTQMADPMLQGQYPSRGIYQALAVAAMCVQEQANMRPVIADVVTALSYLASQRYAPNTQTVQNSRLGPGTPPRTRRGI, from the exons ATGGGTTGGATTCCATGTTCTGGAGGTTCCAACAGTAACACTAAGAAGAAGATAAAGAAGAAATTGGAGGAAGTGCAGGACATGCGTGATTCGATCAAAGCTAACCCAG GGAAATTGAAGAAGAATTCATCTATGAATTCCAGAAGTTCCTCTAAAAATGGAGACTCTGATCACATTGCTGCACAAACATTCCCTTTCCGTGAGTTAGCAACTGCTACTAGAAATTTTAGAGCAGAATGTCTTTTGGGCGAGGGAGGCTTTGGCAGAGTATACAAAGGGCATTTGGAAACTATTAATCAG ACTGTTGCAATTAAGCAACTTGACCGAAATGGGCTACAAGGGAATAGAGAATTCCTTGTTGAAGTGTTGATGTTAAGTCTTCTTCACCACTCTAACCTTGTCAACCTGATTGGTTATTGTGCTGATGGAGATCAAAGGCTTCTAGTTTATGAATATATGCCATTAGGATCATTGGAAGACCACTTACATG ATATTTCTCCCAGCAAGAAACGACTCGACTGGAACACGAGAATGAAAATAGCTGCGGGGGCAGCAAAAGGGTTGGAATATCTACACGACAAAGCTAACCCTCCTGTCATATACCGAGATTTAAAGTGCTCGAACATTTTGCTTGGTGAAGGGTATCATCCTAAGTTGTCTGATTTTGGTTTGGCTAAAGTTGGCCCTGTGGGGGAAAACACCCATGTATCAACAAGGGTTATGGGAACCTATGGATATTGTGCTCCAGAGTATGCAATGACAGGTCAACTGACTCTGAAATCAGATGTTTATAGCTTTGGTGTAGTTTTGCTGGAAATAATTACTGGAAGGAAAGCGATTGACAATTCAAAATGTGCGGCTGAACAGAATCTTGTTGCATGG GCTAGACCCTTGTTTAAAGATCGAAGAAAATTCACACAAATGGCTGATCCAATGCTCCAAGGTCAGTATCCTTCAAGAGGGATATACCAGGCCCTTGCCGTTGCAGCAATGTGCGTTCAGGAGCAGGCAAATATGCGTCCAGTTATAGCTGATGTTGTGACAGCTTTGAGTTACCTTGCTTCACAAAGATATGCGCCCAATACACAGACAGTACAAAACTCTCGCCTCGGTCCTGGTACTCCTCCTAGAACCAGGAGGGGTATTTGA